The genomic segment CTATGAACATCATGAACGCGTCATATCGGAACGGGATTGTTTGAGCTAGTAGCATTCATATACAGCCATGGAAGTGAAGTAGTTTGTGAAAGAGAGTGATGACAACACGGCGTCTAGATCTCTTGACTATCTAGATCTGTATGAGAATTGCCCTGCACAGTCTCACAGCAAGAGATATTCAGTGCTAGCAAAGTTGAATAAGTCTCAAAAAATTGTTGCGCCCAGAGCAAATGGCGAAATTACATCCTCAAATACCAAGCCCTCAATGAAAGGGGCCTTTGTCAATCAGAGGCAACAATACAATGCCAGCAACAAACAAAAAGAGATCAAGAATAGCCTTGGCTGTGGGGAGACTTTGTGTGTGGACTCTTTACTGTACTTCTGCTTATTGACATAGACGGCACAATCTATAACAAAGGTCATGAGAGGGCATTTGAATCAGCATTGCTCAGTATGGGAGGATACTGACAAGACTTTGTTTGTCTGATGACCCAGGTCAAATAATTAAAACCCGTTTTCATTCGCAATCCCAACCTAACCCGAAATTTTGTTATTTTACAAAGTACAACTTGATGTGCCCGATGATTATGCAATGCCCATGTTGTAAGAAGCAAGCCCCCGGTAGAGCGTCATTCTCGGCGCCCGTGACCAGTCGTACGAGTCAAAATTTCTTAATAACAACCAATGGTTCTATCCCTCCTTGACCACTGTTTTGCGACGTTCCAAGCGATGGGAGTAGTTCTTGTCCTAATAATTCAgctctccgccgccgccgccagcgACGTGATCGAGATCCTCGTAGCTCTTGAGACTACGTCCCTGAGTGGCCTCCCGTGGGCCGACAGCCGCTCCACCGCCGGCAGCACCGTCTCCCCACTTGCCGGCGCCACCGCGGCCTCCTCCCCTCATACCACCGTCCCAACGGGGATTCGGGCGTCGGTCATAGGGACCGCTTCGGTAGTTTCCACGGCTACCGCTCATACCTCCGCGGCGAATGGGGCCAGAGCCTCCGCGGTCATCGCCACCAGCATTCCATCCGGACTGCATACCGGGATGTCCGCCACCGACGAACGGCGGGAACCCGCCGGGTGGCATGGGGAATCCAGGGATGGGCATCATGCCATTCATAGTAAAGTTCTGCAAGTTGAATCCACGAGGGGTTCCAGTTGCAGAAGAACCATTAGCCGGAGGGAAGTGACCGTTGGAATTAGCATCAGTCCTTGATGGAGCAATGTGAGATGGGTCCATGACATAGGCATTGATAAGGTGGAACTGTGGAGTTGGTTAGCAGCTGACGTCAAGTAGCTGGGAAAGTTGACTTGCCTCTTGCTCAATGGTTTCGAGCCATTCGTTGTGGCGCTTCTCGACGTGCTTGCGCCAGAAATGCTCTTCCTTGAACAACTTGGCACACTCGGGAACCTTGCATCTCCATTTGTGCTCGTCCTCCTGCTTGACGTATTTCAGCAGCTCGTCACTGACGGCATCCTCAACGGGGCGGCCTCCAAGCTTGCGCAGGTCTGCCGTTTCGGGCTCAAGGATTTGCATAATCTTGTCCTCGAAAGTCTTGACCCAGTTGTAGGCGCGAAGCAGCTGTTGTTCTGCCTTGCCGGTAGTACCGCGGAACTTCTTGTCCTCAGTCGCTTCGCCTTCCTCCTCGATCTCGCTGCGCTTCTTGCCAGGGAATGGCTCCCCATTGGCACTAGCACGCGCAACGGCCTTGGCGGAAGTACTGAGGGTGGTTCTCGGGCGACGCAGGTGACCGCCGGGGCACTTGCGAGTGAGCTCATGAATTGAATCGCTCTCAAAGACACAGAAGAAGCAAAAGTTGTAGACGCGTCTGAGATACTCAATCATGAGATCCAGCTGCTTCTTCTTGACCAGGAGGTCTTCGTCGTCAACGTCGTCCTCCTCAACAGCACCTTCATCTTCGTCATCGTCAATGGCACCATCCTCTCCGTCTTCCATGCCGTCATCAACGTCGAGGTCACGCTCcttcttggccttcttcttaGGTGCAGTGACTGCGGGCTGAAGGCGGCCGCCGTTCTTAAGATCGTCGACACGTTCCTCAATCTTTAAGACGGCGTTGAAGTCAGAGCCGAAGTCTTCCTCAAACTTGTTGACAAGTCGTTGAACCAGGCCCAAGTCCTTCTCAACTCGCTCGGGTGCAGAGAAGAGATCCCAGAGAGCCTTCTTTCTGGGGTGACTGGGAGGATTGTGCACACCGACGTGGCAGACGAAATCGCCCCTGACTTCGTCCTTGACAGTCTTGCCGTTGACAGCATCAAGTGCCTTCTCAGCAGTCGACACGACTGCTGGCGACTTCAAAGGCATATCGCCATCCTCATCCTTGGGGTCGACGCGGTCAACGACTGCGGGGGCAACTTCTGATGAAGGGTGAAGCATAACCCAACCAATACGATGATACCGCTTGCTGGGGTTGGGATCTGACAGAGAAAGCCACTTGAAGCCGCCCTCTTCTTCGCCGAGATGCTCCTTGCAGAAAGTCTCGAGGTTTTGTCTGCTGACATGGGGCGCAATGGTCTTGATGAGAAGGGTGGGCTGGTAAAGGTTCTCGTCTCTGATGTCACCGCCGTTGGCTGGCACAAGGTCTCCCACGCCCAGGATCTCGTTGGCGGCGGTTGCTTCACCTTCCTCCTTCTCTACGAGGCCTCCAAGGCCATTAGTCTCGCTCTTGGGAATTCCCTCCAGCGAGAACTCGTCAAAGGTTCCGGACTCAAGATCTTGCTCCCATTGGCTGTAAGCGCCACGGCGGAATTCGTTAAGCTGGGCTCTGAAACCGTCACGAATTTCAGGGACGTATCGCTCGCGGAACCACTGCTCCTTCTTGTGCTCGCCAACGAAAGTGCGAGCCATCTTTGCTTGAAGTTCTTCCTTGTAGGCGTCATACGCGACCTGAATCTTGGCCTTCTCCTTTTCGCGCTCTTCTTGGGCTTCACGTGTGCCTCGGGCACGTTCCGGTTCACGGCGACGGCCAGTACGTTGGCgttccttctcctccttgaTCTTTTCGTTCATCCTCCACCATTCGCCAAAGTATGAGAAGCCGACTTGGTATGGGAGCTTGACGGGATCCGCAAGGGGGTTGACGGTCATCGGCGCAGAAGCGCTGCTGTCCTGTCCAGGGACGTAGCGATCAATGTTGGCTGGCGGTGACTGGATTCTCCTTTCCCGGCGGTCATCGCGATCTCTGCCACCAGCGTAGTCGTCGCGACCGCGACCCCTTGGCTCATATCGGTCGATAGCAGCTGGGGATCGTGAGCGCCGTCTGTCACGGTGCTGACGCTCATGGCCTGAAAGATTTGTCAGTAATTGACCAGGAAATCCTTGCTAGTTCAAGGCCCAGTATCGTGGGAGAAGCCTCGACAAGAAACGGCCGGAGCCATTGGATGAGATAAATCAGAGATCCTACGCACCAGGCGATCTACCGCGGTAGAATGTGTCAGCTCGCTCTTCCTTGACTCGCGTGTCGTCGCGACTGCTCCACGTCCTGTCACCCGGCGAGCGCGCAGAGTCTCGATGTGAAGAGTAGGAATCCATCGTGGATATGTCGCGCTGAGTCTAGTGTATAGGACGGTGAATGGCGTCTTTGTTGAGTTCAATTGACCTCTTCAGCCAGATTAAGTATCGCGTCGGCGTCGGGTAGCTGCGTGGTTGCTACTCATGTGATTTCGTTTCGCTTGCTCGATcgaaggaaggaaggaggAAGCCTGTTGATTGGCAACATGATTGCGGTTAGAGAAATCATTCTGCAGGCGGAATACGGGACGGCTTCTGAGGGAAACGGAAGAAGAGATAGAGAAAGAATTGAGAATTCGGGACGGAAGTAGCAGTAAAAAGTGGTGCAGCTGCCAGAGGGCAAAGATGAGTTGAAAACCGACTCGTCACTCTGACGATGACGGTGCAaacggaagaagaagaaagacGGAATGCCAAGTGAGGCCTGCTGAGAATGATTGACAAACGAGGATGGTTGAACAGGCAGTTGGGCGGGAGTAAGAATGGATGGTCTGGGAGAGGGAAGACAGGAATAATGGGGATTGAATTGAGGTGATGGATGGACAATAGGTTGCGGATGAGTAAAGATAATGCAGAAAGAAAGGGAAGAACGAACTATTCCGATGGCGAGGGCGTATGCCTCGACGATAAGACGCGTGATGTTGTCGTGATCCAAAAGGTAGAGGGTTTTGGGATGCACGAAGGAGAGGTTGAAGATGGGAAGGCTGACCCGACTCCGTACTCAAAGGGCGACGAGACGATGGGAGCGAGACACGAACAAAGGGTCGGCTGGAGAGGTCCACCTTGGGCGAAACGGGCTTAGTGTTTCTTTCGGAGGATCCTCGGCAGCGTCGGCACTCTTAACTGCATACGTCCTCGTTTTCGCATATGTGCTTGCCAGATACGAGTCGTTGACTGATCTGCACCTTTTCTACAAGGGAAgtaagtaccttaccttatgaTGGATAAGATGCCGCAGTCAATCAAGTCCAAAAAGAGTCTTTTCGAGTTGACTATGCCTTCTCTACACAATGCATCCCGGGTACTGGCAAGCGCAGTAATCAGTGCCTTCCTCGAGACCTGCTAATGCTGTCGCAGCTGCCCCCAGCCGTGACAGGCGGGTCAATGTCCAGTGGAATTCAATTGCTGGAGAGCTGCAGACAACGGCGGTCGATCCCAGCGATCTCCAGAGCTTCACCCCTGTAGCGGCAGAAGCATGTCCATCTGAGGAACGGGGGTCCCCATCTGCCAAACTGCCACCTCAGCTGAGATAGAATGGGCGGATAGACAACGTGACAATTTTCACTGCTTTGACCCAATCGTCTTTCAAGAATTGACAAGCACCACATGCACCTTCTGATTCGTGAGTACGTCTGTCTTGCGCTTTCCCGTTCGTCAACATCGAAATTCGAAGTAGAAGTCGCCAGATTGAGGTGGTTCCTGACAGGAGACTTTCTCTACATTGCGTCATAGCTCTCCTGTAAGAGGATAGCTTCCTCGCATGTCGGACTGAGACCCGCCCCGAGGTTACTTCTCACCATCCGCATCGCATGTTCCAGACGAACCGTTGCATTTCACTTATAAACACACCACTCGCAATTATCGCGTCTAACACCTTTCTCACAATTCTAGTCAATTTCCCACCAACTACATAACCGAAATCGGCCACAATGACAACCTTCATCCCGGCCCTGACCTTACCCCACCAGGTCTTCGAGAATGCAGCCGCCTCGATCCTGCTCCCCATAGCTCTCGGCACGGCCGTCGGCTTCTCTTCGCGGCGTACGTTCCCCTTGAGGATACTTCACACCCTCAAAAAAAGGCGATACTAATAAAGCTCATGCAGCCAAGGATACTAAGAAGACCTATGCCGCCATCAAGAACCCTCCCGGCCGCCCTCCCGCGTGGGTGTTTGGTCCGGCATGGACTCTCCTTTACGGGTAAGCCTAACTTCCTCTCCCAAAACACTTCACCAACACGATGACGCTGTTCTCTGGTATCTAACAAACCCCCCTTCAAGACTGATGGGCTACTCCGCCTACCGTGCCTTCCACACGGGCCTCTCCCCAACCTCCACCCTCTCCCAAATCGCCGACACAAAACACGGCGCCACCCTCTACACGATCCAGCTCGGCCTCAACCTCATCTGGATgcccctcttcttcctcctcaaGCGCCCCGTCGCCGCCACCGTCGACATCCTCGCCCTCCTCGGCATAAACTCCTACCTCGCCTATCTCTGGGGCTCCGTCGACGCCGTCGCCGGCGCCTGCCTCGTCCCCTACCTCGGCTGGCTCTCCTTCGCGACCTACCTCTGCGCGGGAGCGGGCTACCTCAACGACTGGGACCTCAAGGGCGCCGAGGCGCGATACGAGGCCGAGCAGGCTGCCAAGGCTGGGAAGAAGCAGTAGTGTTGTGATTGTTACCGCTGTCGTGCGGGCGTGTGTGACTCGTGCAATGGTCTAGAGAAGGAAGATGACGAGGAGGAGTGGACTTGGTGGGCGTATCTGCGTGCTATGGCGTTCTAGTTGGTTATTGGCTGGCCTGTTCCTTACGTTGAGCGTTTACTAGGAAAATAAATTCGATATCCATCTTTATGAAAACATGTGCTCAACCTATGAATTGAAAACCGTTCAACGGGCAGACAATGTTTGAATAGCTTGTAATAGATGAAAGGCGTACAGTTGTCACAGGTCATACATAGCCGTATGAAAACTGACAAGAATATAGGACAGGAAGGACTGGTCGACGTGGGTCTCAGCAGCTGTCGAGTAAAGCATTTACGTTACTACCATCATCACAGCCAACAAGTCGCAAAGAATGCGTGGTACCTTGGTTAAGCCAGCAAGAGTAGTCTTCAAAGAGGAAGCCCCGGACGGTAGATGGCAACACATCAAATCGTATAGCCTTTGACTCAAGGTTGTATATAAAAGACTCAATAGTCTATGCTTACGTCTCTTCCCAACTTTTGGTAAAAACCCACATCCATCTAGCCGGGCCAATTCTGCCCAAAGTGTATGCACatgtataagtatatatactgTTTCCGGAATCGTATCCCCTTGTACGCCTTCTAAATGCCAAATTGTATAAAACCACCTCCCCGTCTTCCTACCACAACAGCAGCCACAACCACCCAAGTCTAGGGATATCTCAAAAGGGTTTCGATACGTGTAAAGGGAAAAAATGACCTCTACTGCAGAGGGAAATGTCGCTTGAGGCCGTCAAAAACAATGAAAATGAAGGCCGAGCTGGGCGCCGAGCGAAGGCACGTAATGCCACAGCCCCGGTACAGACCCCTCAAGCCGTGTTGCCGCCAGACGGCCGCGCCTTCCTGCCAGAATGACCGGTTCAGCGCTGCGTCGCCGATAGCTGCCGTCTGCATGCGCGACTTGATCGTGTCGGccgggaagaagaggaagttGTATGACACACCGCCCGAGGCGCCCGCCAGCGCCTGTTGCCACAGCGGTAGTGGCTTCCCAACCAAGGCGTCCTTCTCTACTTGCGTCTTGGCCGACCTGGCGTTGAGCACGTTGAACATCTTCGTAACCGTCTCCTTGCTGCCGAACCATGCAGCGCAGCCGCCCGACTCGCGGATCAGAGTACCCATCTGTCCATGCCAGAAGCCCCTGATGCCTTGGTGGCGGTAGATATCGCGGACGACAGACAGCGGGCGCAGCTGTTGTGGTGCCCCCAAGCCGTCGGCGCCGGCAGGGGCCTGGATCTTGCACTTGACGAGTTCAACGGGCGTCAGGACGTATGAAGTGAAGAAGCCGGAGAAGGCACCGGTGAACCACAGGGCTGAGAGTGACAGCTCCTGGCCTTGGGGCGTCCAGCCCGACTGGTATACGGCGGCGCGACCGATCCGTTCGAAGAAGAACAGACTGCTGTTCTCGAGCGCGGCTCCGACGAGCGGTGCGCTGATACCGCGGTATAGGCCGCGGAAGCCTTCAGCCTTGAAGGACTGGCGAAAACAGTCGATCGGGCCCTTGTAGCGGAGGGGCTGGTTGTCGGGTTGGGATTGGAGGCGGACCTTGACCGTGTCGAAGGGGTACTCGATGTATTTTCCGACAACGCCGGCGACCTGGTAGTAATTGGCTCGTCAGCGAAATTCGCTCAAGGCTTCATTTGCAAGCGGGCAACTTACCGATCCGTAGACGATGTCCTCCATAGCCTCCAGAGCCGCGGTACGGCTCTTCTTCAGCGACACGGGTGCGTCATGGTGGGGAACCTCCATCGCTACTGCGGCCGAGTCCATTGTGATGGTAATTGCGAGGTGCGATGGCTAGCTGATAGCTGCCTGAGCTACTCGGAGGTCGTCAAAGGTATGCGTCAGGTCGGACGAAGGATCGAGCACCTCCAGTTATCCCTCAAAGGTCGGTGTGACGAGAGGAGGGGGTTATTGTGCGTTTGAGCGAGTTGGTCGTTCGACGAAAAAGTACCAGCCAGGATACCGCGCAGCTCAACAGCTTTTTGGGTTGCGGCCGTGAAACTTCGAGACCACCAAGTACATCAAAGAGCAAAACAAGAAACAAGTTTGCTCAAAAAGGAGCAAGTGTAGGACGTCTGGTTGAATAGAAGGCTATTCAGCACTGTCCTCACTGCTCCCCCTCGTACTGAGTTGAATCAGGGAGGTGGGATGAACGTACAGGAAGACGGAGTACGGACGGGTACCGCGGGGCAAAAGCGAATGTAGCTGGGCAGTGTCCACGAGTGTGTCACCCAGCAAGCGCGCAACGCCCAAGAACTTTTTTTTCGGGGGTGGGTGGTATTCGATCAGAAAAATACCCACCGATACCGGGGAGGGTTTAGTTTAGTTTCCAAGTTGGGGATTCTTTGCACCAAGCTTGCGACCAATTCGAAGGGCTTGTTTGTGTCAGTGTCGATCCCGTTGGGTGAAATAATTCTCGCAACGTTGAAAAGCCCGCGCGCTAGAGAGAACGACAGAGAGGGAGCGCGGGAGGGAGGCAGCCCAAAGACTCAGAGCTCAGAagaggagagagagggaaTTAACAACGTGGTTGTCAAAACGGCCAGCTCATGACTTGAAGAGGCGCATGGCATGGGGTTTGTACTAGAACCACCATGTCAAAGAAACGGTGAAGGGCGGGCGCGCAGGTAGGAAGGAAGCGCGGAATTGCAAGTTGCTGGTGGAGTTTTGGGCGGCACCAGCAAGGCAAGGTCAGCATGGGAAGCGGTACATTCCCATCTTCCATGATTGAGGCAACTTGGATGTACCTATGGTACTATACCTTGAGCCAAGTCACCTTGGGTCGGGTTGCAGAAAATTCTCTTGTCCTCTTTCCCTTTCCCGCTTCTGAATAAGGTACCCTGCCTGGTCCTTTTCATCGGGCGCTGCTTCCAGCGTCTTGCAACGGGACACTAGGCGCACTTTCCAAGCCTAGAACATCCCTGGGGGTCCTGACATCAGACCGAGGGAGGAACATTGCGTAAAAGTGCTCTTCTTGGTGGGGTTAACTCTGAAGTGCCCTGTCACTCTGGTCGGCGGGAGCTAGGCAGTCGGGTGAGTTCTTGGAAACCCCGAACCGATGAAGGCGGGTGCTGAATCCTTCCCCGCTGTCGGTGTCAGGCACAGCAAGGAGCCCCGCCATCTGGGCAGGAACCAGGATCATACACAGTAGATATCGAGTCTCAATAGGCAAAAAGGTACTTGAGGTAACGAATCTGTTGGAACAGACATACAACGACAGACATGAATTTTAGGGATCAAATAAGGTCTCAGGACGTACATGAACACCCACAACGATCAGACACAGTTTtgtccaaaaaaaaaaacagtaTGGGACGGTGTGGAGGGGCGACAGGAGAGACGGCACAAAAGTAGAGACGCTAACAGAACCGAGGCGCCGACGATAATGGCTCGGACATAAAATTTTTATCAGATCAGATTATCACGATAATCTATGAGGCCGGACCTAGTCCACTTTCATCTATTCAGTCTCTTTCCTCATCCACTCGCCATGCTACCGTCACCCATTACCCTACATTAGGCGCCCCACTGACCCCCCTTGCCTGACGACTGCTGCTCCTCTCCACCGGCCCTCTTGTGCCCTCGTGTGGGTTTCTGCTGCGCGGCCTCGTGCCGCCGAAGCTCCTCGGGCACACGCGAGATGGAGCTCTTGGAGAGCATCTGCTTCAAGTCGTAGAATAGGTCCGCATCCTCGTTGCCCAAGAATGTAATGGCAACACCACTCTTGCCCGCGCGACCCGTACGACCGATGCGATGCGTGTAGCTCTCGATGCTGGTCGCCATGTTGAAGTTGATGACGAGACTGACGTCGGGCACGTCGATACCTCTTCCTGCCAAATCTGTCGCCACGAGAACCTGCGTCTGCCCATTGCGAACCGATGCCAGCGCCGCCTCTCTCTGCTCCTGCGTCTTGCTTCCGTGTAGCGTGACTGCAGAGTAGCCCATCTGTTTGACGTCTCGCGCAACCGCGTCGCAATTGCGCTTGATGTTGACGAATACGATGATGGGCGGGGCAAATTCTCCAGCGGCAAGGATCTCCTGCAGCCGCTTCTTTTTCTTGTCCTCGCCGGACACCATCTCGACCCGTTGCTCGACCGTATCGACGGCCTCGCCAGCATTACCGATCGTGACGATGGCCGGGCGCCGCAGATACTTTCTCGCAATCTTTTCGACAGTCGGCGGCATGGTGGCCGTGTACATCATCGTCTGTCTGTACCTGTCCCTGGCACCGAGATAACTCTTCATCAAGGTCGCATTTTCCGCATCGTCCGTGTCGGGCTTCTCGTTGGTCACCGGCAGGGCATCGAGAATCTTGTTCACTGACTCCTCGAAACCGAGATCGATCATCCGATCTGCTTCGTCCATGATGACGTAGCAACATTGAGACAGAACAAGAACGCGTCTTTCGATGCAATCAACCAGACGACCGGGAGTCGCGACAATAATCTCGGCACCTTTGCCCAATGCATGCACCTGTTCCTCCATGGAGTGACCACCCACGATGCTGACTACGTTGAAGCCAAGCGGATCGGCGAATTTGTGCGCTTCCGTCTCAATTTGCTGGACCAATTCACGCGTGGGCGCCAGGATCAAGGCGTACGCTCCGTCGTTTttgttaatttccgttagaGGCGGTAGATCCGAGATGTAGACCAGCAACGGCAGAAGAAACGCTGCAGTTTTACCCGAACCAGTGACAGCCACACCGATGAGATCTCGAGCCTGCATCGCGATAGGAATGGCTGCTCTCTGAATGGGCGAAGGGTCCTTGTAGCCCACTCTGTCGACGATCTCCAGTAGCCTTCGCGGCAATCCTGACTCTTTCCAGCTGCGCATCGGGTTGGGGATGAGACCACCCTTTGTCGCAATGCCAAAGTCTTCCTTGAAGATTCTCCAGTCGCGTTCCCGCATGTCTTCGAGTGTCTTTTTCGACCAGTGCTTGCCCAGGCCTGACCGATCTGCGCGCTCCTTTGCCTTCTCTCGTGCTTTGTAGAAGTCCTCCATGAACTCCTTTGCCCGTTGCTTTCCGAATTCGCGGTCTCTCTCCTCAATCATCCTTGCCCTTCTCCTCGCAATCTCTTCGGCTTCTTCGGTGTACTCGCCAGACAGACTGCCGAATGTGTAGGATTTCAGGGTTGTCGAGTTGGACTCGTACATTGGGTCGTTTTCGAGCGTGGTATCTTCTTCCGCATCCCATTCGAACTTGAACTCCGTTGCCCTCTTGCGCTTCTTCTTCACCGAGAAGTTGGACTGTTTGTTCACCTCCGGTCCGAGATACCGGTTGCGCAGCAGGTCGGCCTCGATAGCTTCTGcagtcttcttctccttgccGTCCTTCGTTGTCGTCTTTCGTTCTGGCTTTTCCCGCCCGCGGCCTCCGGCACCTCGACCGTCTCTGCCGTTTTCCGTGCCATTCATGGCCTTGGGACCAGTAGGAACTCTGCTGCCATATCCATTCTGCGCTCTGTTATCGCCCGTGCCATTCACTTCGGAAGCCCATTTCCTCTCCAGTTCTGCCTTCTTTTTCGCATCCTCCTCGGCTTTACGCTTGcgctcttcttcctcctgtTTGGCCTTCTCTGCTGCCTGGCGCTCTCGTTCCTTCTTTGGGATGAATCGTAGCTTCGATGATGCTGCATCGGcggccttcttctttttgAGAATCTCTTCGAGGTCCAAAGGGACCTTCTTCGATTGGTTGGTGCTCATTTTCAGGTTGTGTGTGGTACTGTGAGGGAAGGATGAGGGAAAGCTTGCTGGGTTCGGAGATCTTCGTTATGGCAGTACGTGTTGAGTAGGTGCCGAGAATGGTGGAAACCCCTTGATGCGACAAGGTCCACAGTTTCACTATCCGGGGTGGATGCAACAAGTGAAGGGATTGGAAGCAGTCCCTTGCAAAATCGTCGGCCGCTTGCAAGTTGAGTTGGGGCCTGGTGACTATGTATTTCAGAAGTTAAAGACGAATGATTTATCTCAGATACCTCGAGAGAAGGCTGCGATTTGCGCCACAAGTCAGAAGGCGCCACACAAATGCGACCCAATCAGATCGCAGAGCTTCCGGCAATTCTTTCCCAAGCTCTTAGCTCCCACCCCTGTCAGTAGTATGCACGTACAGGGGTGGATAAGGCTGGTCTTCTCCCAAATTTGTCCAATGTATCGATTGAGAGAGCATCTCCGAACGGAAACTGACGAAGAGAAATCGCCCGACGAAACCCTCCACTCCCGTTCACGACAACGACCTGGCAATGCCACAGCGCTTGCACCAGAGGACATAAAGAAGACAGATACTCCCCTCGAGCATCCCGAATCCATCCACACCAATGGCCGCCGCCGAGCAATACATCCAGCTGGCAAAGACGCTGCCGGCGCAGCTCCAGCGCTTCTTCGCCCGCTGGCCGCCCGTCGCCATCCTGCCTCACAACGCGGCGACGCCCAAGACGGGTTTCCAGGAGATCACCCCGAACCCTTTCAAGTCGCAGAAGCACGCCGTCACGGGCAAGTGGCACGACCCCGTCTACTCCATGCGCCGCCAGGCCGAGATCGTCAAGCTCGCGCGCCAGCACGGCGTCGAGGAACTGCTGCCCCATACGGTCAAGGGCACCGAGTACAGGATTGCGCACCGCGTCGAACACGGATTAAGGGTGAAGGGTACCGGTGTTGGGCAAAAGGTCAAGGGAAAGATTCACGAGAGGATGGTGCAGCCCAGGTATGTCTTTACATCCTACATTCGCAGTCGAGGAAACCTATCTGGGCTTTTCGACTGTTGGTCAAGTCGGAAAGAAATGCTAATCATACATCTGCAGAATGGAGAAGAGGAGAGCGGCTGTGTTGGCGATGCCGAAGCTCATCAAGGAGTGGAAGAAGGTAAGCATTCATAATCTCATCGGATACTTGTCTGGAAACGGTATACTGACAAACTTGCACTAGGTTGGAAAGAAGAACTGGACAAGATTCCCCAAATAAGCACTCTGTTCGCACTTTCCACTTGCGCTGCGTCAATACCATAGACGATGTACATATACCATGTATTATCATGTATAAGAAACGAACTTCAATCAACTCCCGCCGCCTTGAACCCCATATTTGGGGATTTCCCCACGTCCGGGCAACGGGAAAATATTGACCTTTCCACCACATGCTCAGAAACTGGTGCAGATTAACGAGAATCACTAGGAGAACTTGACTTGGAAAGACTAGCTGCTGGTCACGTCTTCAAAAGCCATCTCGGAGGTTCATTTTCGAGTCGACACTTCAACCACAAACCACTCACGTGATCCCC from the Colletotrichum lupini chromosome 3, complete sequence genome contains:
- a CDS encoding arsenite resistance protein Ars2, with the protein product MDSYSSHRDSARSPGDRTWSSRDDTRVKEERADTFYRGRSPGHERQHRDRRRSRSPAAIDRYEPRGRGRDDYAGGRDRDDRRERRIQSPPANIDRYVPGQDSSASAPMTVNPLADPVKLPYQVGFSYFGEWWRMNEKIKEEKERQRTGRRREPERARGTREAQEEREKEKAKIQVAYDAYKEELQAKMARTFVGEHKKEQWFRERYVPEIRDGFRAQLNEFRRGAYSQWEQDLESGTFDEFSLEGIPKSETNGLGGLVEKEEGEATAANEILGVGDLVPANGGDIRDENLYQPTLLIKTIAPHVSRQNLETFCKEHLGEEEGGFKWLSLSDPNPSKRYHRIGWVMLHPSSEVAPAVVDRVDPKDEDGDMPLKSPAVVSTAEKALDAVNGKTVKDEVRGDFVCHVGVHNPPSHPRKKALWDLFSAPERVEKDLGLVQRLVNKFEEDFGSDFNAVLKIEERVDDLKNGGRLQPAVTAPKKKAKKERDLDVDDGMEDGEDGAIDDDEDEGAVEEDDVDDEDLLVKKKQLDLMIEYLRRVYNFCFFCVFESDSIHELTRKCPGGHLRRPRTTLSTSAKAVARASANGEPFPGKKRSEIEEEGEATEDKKFRGTTGKAEQQLLRAYNWVKTFEDKIMQILEPETADLRKLGGRPVEDAVSDELLKYVKQEDEHKWRCKVPECAKLFKEEHFWRKHVEKRHNEWLETIEQEASQLSQLLDFHLINAYVMDPSHIAPSRTDANSNGHFPPANGSSATGTPRGFNLQNFTMNGMMPIPGFPMPPGGFPPFVGGGHPGMQSGWNAGGDDRGGSGPIRRGGMSGSRGNYRSGPYDRRPNPRWDGGMRGGGRGGAGKWGDGAAGGGAAVGPREATQGRSLKSYEDLDHVAGGGGGELNY
- a CDS encoding pre-mRNA-splicing ATP-dependent RNA helicase PRP28; the protein is MSTNQSKKVPLDLEEILKKKKAADAASSKLRFIPKKERERQAAEKAKQEEEERKRKAEEDAKKKAELERKWASEVNGTGDNRAQNGYGSRVPTGPKAMNGTENGRDGRGAGGRGREKPERKTTTKDGKEKKTAEAIEADLLRNRYLGPEVNKQSNFSVKKKRKRATEFKFEWDAEEDTTLENDPMYESNSTTLKSYTFGSLSGEYTEEAEEIARRRARMIEERDREFGKQRAKEFMEDFYKAREKAKERADRSGLGKHWSKKTLEDMRERDWRIFKEDFGIATKGGLIPNPMRSWKESGLPRRLLEIVDRVGYKDPSPIQRAAIPIAMQARDLIGVAVTGSGKTAAFLLPLLVYISDLPPLTEINKNDGAYALILAPTRELVQQIETEAHKFADPLGFNVVSIVGGHSMEEQVHALGKGAEIIVATPGRLVDCIERRVLVLSQCCYVIMDEADRMIDLGFEESVNKILDALPVTNEKPDTDDAENATLMKSYLGARDRYRQTMMYTATMPPTVEKIARKYLRRPAIVTIGNAGEAVDTVEQRVEMVSGEDKKKKRLQEILAAGEFAPPIIVFVNIKRNCDAVARDVKQMGYSAVTLHGSKTQEQREAALASVRNGQTQVLVATDLAGRGIDVPDVSLVINFNMATSIESYTHRIGRTGRAGKSGVAITFLGNEDADLFYDLKQMLSKSSISRVPEELRRHEAAQQKPTRGHKRAGGEEQQSSGKGGQWGA
- a CDS encoding TspO/MBR family protein, encoding MTTFIPALTLPHQVFENAAASILLPIALGTAVGFSSRPKDTKKTYAAIKNPPGRPPAWVFGPAWTLLYGLMGYSAYRAFHTGLSPTSTLSQIADTKHGATLYTIQLGLNLIWMPLFFLLKRPVAATVDILALLGINSYLAYLWGSVDAVAGACLVPYLGWLSFATYLCAGAGYLNDWDLKGAEARYEAEQAAKAGKKQ